CTCGAACCCGTCGGAAGAATACCGGAAGGAAATGAAAGTATTGTAAATGCCGCGATTGACGCAGCGACCAAGGCATTCCCCGAGTGGGCTGCAACACCAGCGAAAGAACGGGCACGGTTGTTAAAGGCCGCAGCGCAAAGAATGATGGAGGATATCGAAAGGATAGCCCGCATTCTGACTTCCGAACAAGGTAAGCCATTGGTAGAAGCTCGTGGTGAAGTGACCATTGCGGCTGATTATTTAGAGTGGTCAGGTGAGGAAGCCAAGCGCATCTACGGCGAGATAATCCCGGCTTCCACGAGAAGGAAAAGGCTGCAAGTCATCCGTCAGCCCGTTGGAGTGGTCGGCGCAATTACGCCGTGGAACTTTCCTGCATCTATGGTCACTCGAAAGATTGGCCCAGCCCTTGCTGCGGGGTGCACGGTTGTATTAAAGCCTGCATCCGCAACACCTTTGACGGCAGCTGCTTTGTTTGACATCTTCCACGAAGTTGGATTCCCACCCGGAACGGTAAACCTCGTTACCGGAAACGCTCGGATGATTGCGAACCAATTCCTGAACAATCAAGCAGTCCGGAAGGTGTCCTTTACTGGGTCCACACAAGTAGGGCGTTCGTTGATAACCGGAGCCGCGGGACAGATTAAAAAGTTGTCATTGGAATTAGGGGGACATGCGCCGTTTCTCGTCTTCGACGATGCGGATGTCGATAAAGCTGTAGAGGGTGTGATCGCGTCAAAGTACAGGAACGCAGGTCAAACGTGTATTTGCGCCAACCGATTGTATGTACAAAGTGGGATTGCCGACGTTTTTGAGGATAAGTTGATTGCAGCAGTAAGGTCACTTCGGGTGGGAAACGGTCTGGAGCCAGATATTGAAGTTGGCCCGCTGATTGATGAGGCATCTCGCAACCATGTCGTTCGGCAAGTGGAGGATGCTATAGCAAGGGGTGGTCGCGTCGTGGCAGGTGGCAGTGTCCCGAGCATTGACCTACCGGGAGCATTCTATACACCAACCCTCATTGCTAATGTCCCGGACGATGCGCTGCTGACCAAGGAAGAGACGTTTGGTCCGCTGATTGGTATTCGCCGATTCGACACTGAAGAAGAGGCGTTGCGTCTGGCGAACGATACCGAATACGGCCTCGCAGCCTACGCGTATACAAAGGATTTCGGTCGCATTACCCGAGTGTCTGAAGCACTCGAATATGGCATCGTCGGTATCAATGACCCAGTACCAACGGTTGTGCAAGCTCCATTCGGTGGCGTAAAGGAAAGTGGTTGGGGACGAGAAGGCGGTTGGCAGGGCATGGACGCCTATCTGGAAACAAAGTTTGTCTCTATCAGCTACTGAGG
This is a stretch of genomic DNA from Alicyclobacillus dauci. It encodes these proteins:
- a CDS encoding NAD-dependent succinate-semialdehyde dehydrogenase, whose amino-acid sequence is MTFKNYGLYVGGHKVKELPQWITVINPATLEPVGRIPEGNESIVNAAIDAATKAFPEWAATPAKERARLLKAAAQRMMEDIERIARILTSEQGKPLVEARGEVTIAADYLEWSGEEAKRIYGEIIPASTRRKRLQVIRQPVGVVGAITPWNFPASMVTRKIGPALAAGCTVVLKPASATPLTAAALFDIFHEVGFPPGTVNLVTGNARMIANQFLNNQAVRKVSFTGSTQVGRSLITGAAGQIKKLSLELGGHAPFLVFDDADVDKAVEGVIASKYRNAGQTCICANRLYVQSGIADVFEDKLIAAVRSLRVGNGLEPDIEVGPLIDEASRNHVVRQVEDAIARGGRVVAGGSVPSIDLPGAFYTPTLIANVPDDALLTKEETFGPLIGIRRFDTEEEALRLANDTEYGLAAYAYTKDFGRITRVSEALEYGIVGINDPVPTVVQAPFGGVKESGWGREGGWQGMDAYLETKFVSISY